One Methylorubrum extorquens genomic window, GCCTTCGAACTGGCTGCGGATCGCGGGGGAGGCGCTCATCGGATTGTCTCGCAGGTGGGAGGTCTGTCCGTGGGGCGGCCTCAGCGCGCCCGCTGGTCCTTGATCACAAGGCGGGCCACCACCGACAGGGCCAGGATGGTGACGGTGATGAGGAGGGCGCCCGCCCAGGCCAGGCTCTGCCAGTTCGGATAGGGCGACAGCGCGAACTGGTAGATCATGACCGGCAGGTTGGGCACGCCGCCGAGCAGGTTCGCGTTGAACCAGCTGTTGTTGTTGAGTGCCGTGAACAGCAGCGGCGCGGTCTCGCCGGCGATGCGGGCGAGCGCCAGGATGATGCCGGTGACGACACCCGCACTCGCCGCACGCCAGGTGATCGCGCGGATGACGAGGGAACGCGGCGCGCCGAGGGCGGCGCCGGCCTCGCGCATCTGGCTCGGCACGAGGCGCAGCATGTCCTCGGTCGTGCGCACGATCACGGGGGTGGCGATGATGGCGAGCGCCACCGCTCCGGCCCAGCCGGAATAGGTCCCCATCGGCCGCACCATCAGCGTGTAGACGAACAGGCCGATCAGGATCGAGGGTGCGGAGAGCAGCACGTCGTTGAGGAAGCGGATGATGTCAGCGACCTTCGAGGTGCGGCCGTACTCCGCCAGGAAAGTGCCGGCCATCAGCCCGATCGGCGTTGCGATGACGATGCCGATGAACGTCATCACGAGGCTGCCGAGGATGGCGTTGGCGATGCCGCCGCCCACGGAACCCGGCCCCGGCGTCGGCTCCGTGAGCAGGGCGGGGGTGAAGCCCTTCACGCCCTCGACGATCAGCATCAGCAGGATCGAGCCGAGCACGACGATGCCGAGCAGCGTCGCGAGCGTGCTCGCCAGGATCAGGATGCGGTCGGCGATCCGGCGGCCGGAGCGCACGCGGCTCGCACTCCGGGGGCGTTCGGCCGTTGCGAGGGGCGTGCTGGCATCCATGGCGCGTCGTTTTCCGTAGGCGGGCAGCGTTGCGGACGTTTCGTTCAGGCGACCTTAGTGCGCCGCACCAGCAGGCGCGCGATGATCAGCACGAAGAAGGTGATGATGAAGAGCAGGCAGCCGAGCGCCATCAGCGAGGAGAGCTGGAGCCCGTCGGCCTCGTTGAACTCGTTGGCGATGCGCGAGGCGATGGTCGAACCCGGATCGAAGATCGAGGCGGAGAGGCGGTTGGCGTTGCCGATGACGAAGGTGACCGCCATGGTCTCGCCGAGCGCGCGGCCGAGGCCGAGCATGATCGCGCCGATGATCGAGACCGAGGCCTGCGGTACGAGGACGTGGCGCACGACCTCCCAGGTGGTGCAGCCGATGCCGTAGGCGCTCTCGCGCAGCACGGTCGGGATCTGGTCGAGCATGTCGCGGGTGATAGAGGCAACGAACGGCACGATCATGATCGCGAGGATGATGCCGGCGGTGAGCACGCCGACGCCGGAGGGAATGCGCGCGTACAGGATCGTGCCGACGATCGGGATCCCCTCGACGACGTTCGAGACCGGCACCTGCACGAAGCGGGCGAACAGCGGCGCGAACACGAACAGGCCCCACATGCCGTAGATGATGCTCGGCACGGAGGCGAGCAGCTCGATGGTCATGGCGACGGGCTTGCGGGCCCAACCGGGGCAGAGCTGCGTGAGGTAGATCGCGATGCCCAGCGAAACCGGCACGCCGATGACGAGGGCCAGCAGCGCGGCGGCGACGGTGCCGATCACGGCCGGCAGCGCACCGAACTGCTCGGTGCCGATGTTCCAGGCGCTGGAGGTGAGGAAGCCGAAGCCGAACTCGGTGAAGGCGGGCAACGCCCCGTAGATGATCGATCCGAGGATGCCGGCGAGCACCAGCAGCACGAGCAGAGCCGAGCCGTAGGCGGCGCCCTGGAACAGGCGGTCGGCGGTCTTGCTCGGGGCGGTGCGGGGCACGCCGCTCTCGCTGGCCAGGGCGATGGACTGGGTCAAGGCGGTCATCCGCGGAAGGGCTCTTCGAATGGAGGGCGTTTAGCGCGCCGTGGCGCGCGATGCGAGCCGGACACTCGGAGAAAGACCCTCTCCCGAGTGCGGGAGAGGGCCTGAGAGGATCGCTTACATGCCGAAGACGGGTTTGCCGTCCTTGCCCTTGATGCCCTTCCACTCCTCGTGGATCAGACCGACGACGGTGTCGGGGAGCGGCACGTAGTCGAGGTCGATGGCGAGCTTGTCGCCGTTCTTGTAGGCCCAATCGAAGAACTTCAGCACATCGCCGGCCTTCGCCGCATCCGCCGCATCCTTGTGGACCAGGATGAAGGTCGCGGCGGTGATCGGCCAAGCGTCGTCACCGGCCTGATTGGTCAGCGTGATCCCGAAGCCGGGGGTGGACTTCCAGTCGGCGCTGGCGGCAGCGGCCTGGAACGCCTTGTCGTCGGGCTGCGGATACTTGCCAGCCTTGTTCTGGATCAGCGCGTAGGCGAGCTTGTTCTGCTTGGCATAGGCCGACTCGACGTAGCCGATCGAGTTCGGAACCTGCTTGACGGTGGCGGTCACGCCCTCGTTGCCCTTGCCGCCCTGGCCGACCGGCCAGCTCACCGTGGTGGCAGCACCGAATTCCTTCTTCCACGGCTCGGAGACCGAGGCGAGGTAGGTGGTGAAGATGTTGGTCGTGCCGGAGGCGTCCGAGCGGTAGACCGGGGTGATGTTGGCGTCGGGAAGTTTCACGCCCTCGTTCAGCCCGGCGATCTTCGGATCGGACCACTTCAGGATCTTGCCGGCGTAGATGTCGGCCAGGAGCTCACCGGTCAGCTTGACCTTGCCGGCCTCGATGCCCGGAACGTTGATCACCGGCACCACGCCGCCCATGACGGTCGGGAACTGGACGAGGCCGTCCTTCTCGAGTTGAGCGGGCTTCAACGGCGCGTCGGTGGCGCCGAAATCGACGGTCTTGGCCTGGATCTGCTTGATGCCCCCGCCCGAGCCGATCGACTGGTAGTTCAGGCCCGTTCCGGTTTCCTTGCGATAGGCTTCGGCCCACTTCGAATACACGGGGAAGGGGAAGGTGGCACCGGCGCCGGTGATGTCGGCGGCCAGGGCCGAGGTCGCAAGCTGGGCGGCCGCAAGGCCGACGGCCAGAGCGTAAGTGAAAGGCTTCACGAGCATCTCCGTAAGGTGTCGGGCGCATTGTCGGGGCCGGGCCTATTCTGGAACCGGTCTCGCTGCGACGCTGCTGCCATCTAGTGCACCGACGCGCCGCCTCTATGACGGCGACATGACGGTGACATGACAGGCCCGGGGACGGCCTCGGAAAGCCCTTGGGGAATTTGAAATTTTGCTGAGGATAAGAGCGCAACGGAGCAATCGGCCCCTGGGAGCGTTTTGCACCCTGGGAGCGTTACCAGAGCAGGTACTTGGGTCCAGGTACTTGGGTCCGTGTCTCTCACGAAACGTCCGCGGCACCACCGCAGCCAAGGCAGCGGTGATCAGCGCCTGGATGGTTCGGGGGGCGCTCTCAAAGTCGCCACGAGAGTGATCTTCGCGAGATCTTGCGCGACACCCTGAGTGGCACCGGACCTGCGCTCGAAACGTCCGAGGAGACCGTCATCGTGACGGAGCCAAATTCATCCCACGAGGAGGAGCCCCTCCTCGATCCGGCAGATCCTCAGGGAGCGGCCTACCTCGCGCTCCATGCGGAGCGGGCAGCCCTCGAGGAAGAGCTGACGCTACAGCAACAGCGTCAGCGCTTCGGCAGCGATGACCGGGAAATCGCCTCGGCACGCGCGACCGAGTCATCTCTGCTCAAGGATCTCGACCGGGTGCTGACGATGATCCGTGCCGCCGAGGTCCGGCGCCAGCAGCCGAAGGCCCGACGCTGGCAGTGATCCTTGGGAGAGAGGTCTCCTGAGGCTGAGGGACCCGATTCCTAGGCGCTGCGGCGGCGATCGCGCTCTTTCTGCCGAAGTTGCAGCAACAGTTCGACTTGCGCGTCGGTGATCGGCTGCGCGTCGCAGCGCTCGACATAGGCGTCACGCAGGCCCTGTCCGATCCGATCGCGACTCTCGCCGTTCAGAGCGGGCATGGCAGCTTCGACGATCACGCCAGCGGGGTAGTCCGTCGCGAGATGTACCATGAATCGACCAGGCCGAATCTGAAGGAACCGTACCGCAACCGGCAAGAGGGAGCGATGGTGACGAGGATTGCATCGAGATGGTTAATAAAAACTTACCGTTGATGACGGGGCTGGCACTCGTGGGAGATGATTTGCGGTTCGTACGCAATCCGTGACCTTACGACGTCCACTCATGCGCCATGGAAAGCCGGATTATTCGGTTGGCCAAGCGCCCTTCGGCTAGACAAGTTCTTCCGCCGTCCAACTCGTAGAGAGCAAATTTCGTGTGCTAGCGCACACAATGACGACGAAATTTTTCTCCCACGGCAGGCGTTTTCAGAAATGACACGCCTTGGCAGTGAGTTGACGATCCCGCCGGAGCCAGTTC contains:
- the pstA gene encoding phosphate ABC transporter permease PstA, producing MDASTPLATAERPRSASRVRSGRRIADRILILASTLATLLGIVVLGSILLMLIVEGVKGFTPALLTEPTPGPGSVGGGIANAILGSLVMTFIGIVIATPIGLMAGTFLAEYGRTSKVADIIRFLNDVLLSAPSILIGLFVYTLMVRPMGTYSGWAGAVALAIIATPVIVRTTEDMLRLVPSQMREAGAALGAPRSLVIRAITWRAASAGVVTGIILALARIAGETAPLLFTALNNNSWFNANLLGGVPNLPVMIYQFALSPYPNWQSLAWAGALLITVTILALSVVARLVIKDQRAR
- the pstS gene encoding phosphate ABC transporter substrate-binding protein PstS, which encodes MKPFTYALAVGLAAAQLATSALAADITGAGATFPFPVYSKWAEAYRKETGTGLNYQSIGSGGGIKQIQAKTVDFGATDAPLKPAQLEKDGLVQFPTVMGGVVPVINVPGIEAGKVKLTGELLADIYAGKILKWSDPKIAGLNEGVKLPDANITPVYRSDASGTTNIFTTYLASVSEPWKKEFGAATTVSWPVGQGGKGNEGVTATVKQVPNSIGYVESAYAKQNKLAYALIQNKAGKYPQPDDKAFQAAAASADWKSTPGFGITLTNQAGDDAWPITAATFILVHKDAADAAKAGDVLKFFDWAYKNGDKLAIDLDYVPLPDTVVGLIHEEWKGIKGKDGKPVFGM
- the pstC gene encoding phosphate ABC transporter permease subunit PstC → MTALTQSIALASESGVPRTAPSKTADRLFQGAAYGSALLVLLVLAGILGSIIYGALPAFTEFGFGFLTSSAWNIGTEQFGALPAVIGTVAAALLALVIGVPVSLGIAIYLTQLCPGWARKPVAMTIELLASVPSIIYGMWGLFVFAPLFARFVQVPVSNVVEGIPIVGTILYARIPSGVGVLTAGIILAIMIVPFVASITRDMLDQIPTVLRESAYGIGCTTWEVVRHVLVPQASVSIIGAIMLGLGRALGETMAVTFVIGNANRLSASIFDPGSTIASRIANEFNEADGLQLSSLMALGCLLFIITFFVLIIARLLVRRTKVA